Proteins co-encoded in one Ponticoccus alexandrii genomic window:
- a CDS encoding glycosyltransferase family 2 protein has translation MTAAPRILVVSLNFRTPGMTLRSAASALRAMEGLNAELVIVDNDSGDGSFETMQADVAAQGWPVRVIASGHNGGFGAGNNVAIRAGMSDGRAPDYVYILNSDAFPRPDALRLLVDHLETHPQAGIAGSYIEGEDGVPHVTAFRFPSVWSELEGAARFGPISRLLARHRVPLEIPETTQRVDWLAGASMLMRHEMLERIGLFDETFFLYFEETDLCRRAAAAGYETHYLRDSVVAHIGSVSTGMKTWSRIPGFWLDSRWHYFSKAYGKGGAVLATLAHVTGGGLWRLRRLVQNKPPADPPRFLRDMIAHDMHAMLRPLPGKPQAVRAATRRAAGKV, from the coding sequence ATGACAGCGGCGCCTCGTATACTTGTTGTATCCCTGAACTTCCGCACCCCCGGGATGACCCTGCGCTCGGCAGCCTCGGCGCTGCGCGCGATGGAGGGGCTGAACGCCGAACTTGTGATCGTGGACAACGACTCGGGCGACGGCTCTTTCGAGACGATGCAGGCCGATGTCGCGGCGCAGGGCTGGCCGGTGCGTGTCATCGCCTCTGGCCACAACGGCGGCTTCGGCGCGGGCAACAACGTCGCCATCCGCGCGGGCATGTCGGACGGCAGGGCGCCGGACTATGTATACATCCTGAATTCAGACGCCTTCCCGCGCCCCGACGCGCTGCGCCTGCTGGTCGATCACCTCGAAACCCACCCGCAGGCCGGGATCGCGGGCAGCTATATCGAAGGCGAGGACGGCGTGCCCCATGTCACCGCCTTCCGCTTCCCCTCGGTCTGGTCCGAACTCGAAGGCGCCGCGCGCTTCGGCCCGATCTCGCGGCTGCTGGCCAGGCACCGCGTGCCGCTGGAGATCCCCGAGACCACGCAGCGGGTCGACTGGCTGGCCGGCGCCTCCATGCTGATGCGGCACGAGATGCTGGAGCGCATCGGCCTCTTCGACGAGACCTTCTTTCTGTATTTCGAGGAAACCGACCTGTGCCGCCGGGCCGCGGCCGCGGGCTATGAAACGCATTATCTGCGCGACAGCGTGGTGGCGCATATCGGCTCTGTCTCGACCGGCATGAAGACCTGGTCGCGCATCCCCGGTTTCTGGCTGGACAGCCGCTGGCATTACTTTTCAAAGGCTTACGGAAAAGGCGGCGCCGTTCTGGCAACCCTTGCCCATGTCACCGGCGGCGGGCTCTGGCGCCTGCGCAGGCTGGTGCAGAACAAGCCGCCCGCCGACCCCCCGCGCTTTTTGCGCGACATGATTGCACATGACATGCATGCAATGCTCCGGCCCCTGCCGGGAAAGCCGCAGGCGGTCCGGGCGGCGACGCGCCGGGCCGCGGGCAAGGTCTGA